The sequence below is a genomic window from Clostridia bacterium.
AGGGCTTCGATACACCCAGCTCGTCCGCAACTTCTTCCGCCCGGATGAATCTGTTCTCCATATGGATTCCTCCTTTCTTTTGATTTAACGCTATTTGCTTAACGTAGTCCTATTATACTAACTCTATTCCGTTATGTCAAGACCTTCCAACGAGAAAATATAAACAAATTTATTTATTTTTCTCTTGACTGGTCTAAACATATCTGTTATACTTCAAGTGTCCCCATTACATAGATTGGAGTTGGCAGTTATGGCGATTGGTGAACGTATTCGTTTCTTCCGCAACATGAAGGGCATCACACAGAAGTATCTTGGCATGGTGGTGGGTTTCCCGGAACGCTCCGCCGATGTGCGTATGGCACAGTATGAAACCGGGAGCCGCACCCCCAAGGCCGACCTGACAAAGACCCTGGCTGACTTCTTTGATATTTCCCCTGATGCCCTGACCGTCCCTGACATAGATACCGACATCGGCCTGATGCACACCCTCTTTGCTTTGGAGGATATTCGGGGGCTGACTATTGGGGAGATTGACGGCGAGGTTTGTCTGCGTCTGGACAAATCCAAAGGCAAGACCTAT
It includes:
- a CDS encoding helix-turn-helix transcriptional regulator, whose product is MAIGERIRFFRNMKGITQKYLGMVVGFPERSADVRMAQYETGSRTPKADLTKTLADFFDISPDALTVPDIDTDIGLMHTLFALEDIRGLTIGEIDGEVCLRLDKSKGKTY